The nucleotide window GGATTTACCGGATAAATATCCCCTTCAAATTGATGCCGAATCAAATTTTTCATCGGTTTTCCGCTGATAGATGTGAAATCTTTGGAAACCCCTACAATCGCTATCGACCCCGGGTTCAATAATCGCTCAATGGCTTCTCTTTTGGACATATTGAAACCTCCTTATTAATACCTGTGACTCGCGTTCTCTGCAGCTGTATTCCCTATTTTCTTCCTTGAATATGAGATGAAATAAAAGATGATAACCAGCAAAACAACGGTGGCATTTATAAAAACGTTAGGGACTAGCATTGCGATCCCTCCGAGAGAAAAAATAACCCTGTGAATCATAAACAGGCTTCCATAGCCAATAAGATATCCTTGCAACGCTGATGCAATGAGGACGACACCGATCAAGGCTGAACCAATACTAAGCAGCGATTCGGTCATCGTTCCGCTCCATATTAACGCAGGTTGGTACACGATGAAAAACGGAATGAAAAACGTTACAATCCCTAATTTTGTCGATACAATCGATGTTCTCAACGGTCTCGAATTAGCTATTCCGGCTGCCGCAAACGAAGCAAGGGCAACAGGAGGCGTAATGTAAGATGCAGTCGCCCAATAAAGAACAAATAAATGGGCCGCAATCGGATCAACGCCGACAGCCACTAATGCAGGAGCCAACACAATCGCCAAAAAGATGTAACTCGCGGAAACGGTCATGCCCATACCGAGAATGAAACTTGTGATCGCGCCGGCAATCAATAGCAGTAAAAGATTGTCTCCTGCCATCATGACCAATTCCCTTGAAAATGAGAAAGAAACGCCTGTTGCTGAAAAGGCACCTACGATCAAACCAACACCGGCGATCAAGGAGACAATTTCTCCAAGCACTTTGCCCATATCCGCGATCATATCCCCGAGCTTCTGCCCATTAAGTCGCGTAGGCTTCTTTAATGTAGTCAATATAAGAATTAAAGCACTGGCATAATATGGCGCCTGACCCTCCGATTGAATAAATATAAGAACGAGAATCAATGTCACCAAGCTCGCTAAATAAATCCAACCTTCATTTAAAGTTTTTAGCACCGGTGGCAACTCTATTTTCGGAATCCCGCGCAAATCATTTTTGGCAGCATAACCATCAACCTGGAGAAAAACGGCTATGAAATACAAAGCTGCCGGAATGGCCGCTGCCACTACGATTTCTAAATACGCAACCCCGATGAACGATGCCATAATAAAAGCAGCAGAGCCCATAATGGGCGGTGCAATCGTTCCACCGGTTGATGAGGTTGCTTCGACAGCCGCCGCATATTCAGAGTCATATCCGGATTTCTTCATCGCCGGTATCGTCATTTGACCGGTCGTTACGGTATTCGAAATCGCGCTTCCGCTCAACATCCCGAAAAATGCACTCCCGGCCACTGAGACTTTCGCCTCTCCGCCTCTTTGGCTACCGAAAATCGACTGCGCCAGCTTGAAGAAA belongs to Salicibibacter cibi and includes:
- a CDS encoding TRAP transporter permease, with the protein product MNRIHGPWKVIVIILTLLGVFLSVNHVFYLRLFGFAPLQNEYLYYLLAAFMSISFLVLPARKTDTFIRYYDVICFSLTLVATIYLGLNSERIILEGWDWMAPVAPSIAAVVMWALVLEILRRAGGKILFAICGLISIYPLFAHIIPVYFLQGHSFDFITLANNHIMSTNSVLGVPLSTVGTLVVGFLVFGVILTHTGGGQFFFKLAQSIFGSQRGGEAKVSVAGSAFFGMLSGSAISNTVTTGQMTIPAMKKSGYDSEYAAAVEATSSTGGTIAPPIMGSAAFIMASFIGVAYLEIVVAAAIPAALYFIAVFLQVDGYAAKNDLRGIPKIELPPVLKTLNEGWIYLASLVTLILVLIFIQSEGQAPYYASALILILTTLKKPTRLNGQKLGDMIADMGKVLGEIVSLIAGVGLIVGAFSATGVSFSFSRELVMMAGDNLLLLLIAGAITSFILGMGMTVSASYIFLAIVLAPALVAVGVDPIAAHLFVLYWATASYITPPVALASFAAAGIANSRPLRTSIVSTKLGIVTFFIPFFIVYQPALIWSGTMTESLLSIGSALIGVVLIASALQGYLIGYGSLFMIHRVIFSLGGIAMLVPNVFINATVVLLVIIFYFISYSRKKIGNTAAENASHRY